A genomic stretch from Telopea speciosissima isolate NSW1024214 ecotype Mountain lineage chromosome 7, Tspe_v1, whole genome shotgun sequence includes:
- the LOC122668588 gene encoding uncharacterized protein LOC122668588, with translation MTSMELGSQSRTEASWSTNVSNLFLECLIKQHKSGRSGNNGLKKEQWVDIVKIIKERCNMTYEVEQLRNHYRVWKARIKALGDLQKQSGLGWNSVDNKFDVPQHVWNEFKKKEEKFWREHRVLQLHLDVAVWMGNEIATGNDSFHPFDALYDDNIDSVPIDGLDNMDFDAFEDSYVHPNASGIPVGSSNRSGRRPRSDATSGKPPKKKKGGADKVASPLKAIAEAMKEMVKKDPEADFCSNLFATINAISGKILPRNVLPNDFFKTARP, from the exons ATGACTTCAATGGAATTGGGTTCCCAATCTAGGACAGAGGCATCCTGGTCTACTAATGTATCCAATCTGTTCCTAGAGTGCCTAATAAAACAACATAAGAGTGGGAGGTCAGGAAACAATGGTTTGAAGAAAGAACAATGGGTGGATAttgtaaaaatcataaaagaacGTTGCAACATGACATATGAAGTGGAACAATTAAGAAATCATTACAGAGTTTGGAAAGCAAGGATTAAAGCATTAGGTGACCTACAGAAGCAGAGTGGGTTGGGTTGGAACTCAGTGGACAACAAGTTCGATGTACCCCAACATGTCTGGAATGAATTTAAG aaaaaggaagaaaaattttGGAGAGAGCATAGAGTGCTTCAACTGCATTTGGATGTTGCAGTTTGGATGGGGAATGAGATTGCCACGGGGAATGATTCTTTTCACCCATTTGATGCACTTTATGATGATAATATTGATTCTGTGCCAATTGATGGTTTAGACAACATGGACTTTGATGCTTTTGAAGACAGTTATGTCCACCCAAATGCCAGTGGAATTCCAGTGGGAAGTAGCAATCGTAGTGGTCGTAGGCCACGTTCAGATGCCACAAGTGGCAAACCaccgaagaagaaaaaagggggagCTGATAAGGTAGCTAGTCCTTTAAAGGCAATAGCTGAAgcaatgaaggaaatggttaagAAGGACCCAGAAGCTGATTTTTGTAGCAATCTGTTTGCTACAATCAATGCAATTTCAGGCAAGATTTTACCAAGAAATGTGCTGCCAAATGATTTTTTCAAGACAGCAAGACCTTAG